A genomic window from Acidimicrobiia bacterium includes:
- the fabF gene encoding beta-ketoacyl-[acyl-carrier-protein] synthase II gives MGHVKGDRRRVVVTGMGAITPLGASVETTWEAMMQSKSGIGEITLFDASDLASRIAGEARDFDPSKYFEPRDAKHLDRAGQMGIAAATDAYADAKLDKGSYDPNRAGVIFSSGIGGISTLEKQFELMFTRGPTRLSPYLIPMFVPNLIAGQISIRLELKGPSSCVLTACAASANAVGDGAELIRRGAADVVLAGGVEAAICRLGVGGFCSMKALSTRNDEPQKACRPFDRNRDGFVIAEGAACLVLEEREAALARGARIYAEVLGYGLSSDAYHVTAPDPEGDGARRCMLAALEDAGIGASDLDYINAHGTSTPYNDRTETMAIKNALGSAAFEIPVSSTKSMTGHLLGAAGALESVVSVMALQSQMLPPTINLDDPDPECDLDYVPHKPRNAEVNVVMSNSFGFGGHNACLVFARPDYID, from the coding sequence ATGGGTCACGTAAAAGGCGATAGGCGACGGGTAGTAGTAACCGGAATGGGAGCAATCACGCCCCTCGGGGCGAGTGTGGAGACCACCTGGGAAGCTATGATGCAATCCAAGAGTGGGATCGGCGAGATCACGCTCTTTGATGCCTCGGATCTTGCATCGCGGATAGCCGGCGAGGCCCGGGACTTCGATCCATCGAAATACTTCGAGCCCCGAGACGCAAAGCATCTGGATCGCGCGGGCCAGATGGGGATCGCAGCAGCCACCGATGCATACGCCGATGCCAAACTCGACAAGGGGAGCTACGACCCCAATCGTGCCGGCGTGATTTTCTCGTCTGGGATTGGCGGGATATCCACACTTGAAAAACAGTTCGAGCTGATGTTCACTAGGGGGCCTACAAGACTCAGCCCGTATCTGATTCCAATGTTCGTCCCCAACCTCATTGCCGGCCAAATTTCAATTCGCCTGGAGCTAAAGGGACCATCCAGCTGTGTGCTAACGGCATGCGCTGCCTCCGCCAATGCAGTAGGTGATGGAGCCGAGTTGATAAGGCGAGGAGCCGCAGATGTGGTGCTAGCAGGCGGCGTGGAGGCAGCAATCTGTCGTCTGGGGGTCGGTGGGTTCTGCTCTATGAAGGCTTTGTCCACTAGGAACGACGAGCCTCAGAAGGCGTGCCGGCCCTTCGATCGCAACCGGGATGGATTTGTAATAGCAGAGGGAGCAGCTTGCCTGGTTTTAGAAGAAAGAGAAGCGGCTTTGGCTCGGGGAGCTCGCATCTACGCCGAAGTGCTGGGATATGGCCTTTCGAGCGATGCCTACCACGTCACTGCTCCGGATCCTGAGGGCGATGGCGCGCGGCGCTGTATGCTGGCGGCCCTGGAGGACGCAGGTATTGGAGCATCTGACCTTGACTACATAAACGCCCACGGGACTTCGACCCCTTACAACGACAGGACGGAGACGATGGCTATCAAGAATGCGTTGGGCAGTGCCGCTTTCGAAATCCCAGTAAGTTCTACCAAGTCGATGACAGGCCATCTTCTCGGCGCAGCAGGAGCCTTGGAGTCAGTTGTGTCGGTGATGGCGTTGCAGTCTCAGATGTTGCCGCCCACGATTAATCTCGACGATCCAGATCCAGAGTGCGACCTCGACTACGTGCCCCACAAGCCACGCAACGCAGAAGTGAATGTAGTTATGTCGAACTCGTTTGGATTTGGCGGACACAACGCATGCCTGGTTTTTGCACGCCCGGATTACATCGACTGA
- a CDS encoding HNH endonuclease — translation MVLPAKRAIVLVLQEKAEVLRARDEVVRSEQLSLPLPSVLRLRYYVHVRFQLRTGVNRKAIFARDGHTCQYCGGVAENIDHIVPRSRGGAHIWSNVVASCRRCNTRKENKTPEEAGMRLRRRPGAPLYPILRGGSYGRIDPEWEPYFRAAASA, via the coding sequence ATGGTTCTTCCGGCCAAGCGTGCGATCGTTTTGGTGTTGCAGGAAAAGGCGGAAGTGCTCCGCGCTCGTGACGAGGTAGTGCGAAGCGAACAGCTCTCCCTCCCGCTGCCTTCTGTTTTACGACTCCGCTACTACGTGCATGTTCGATTTCAACTAAGAACTGGTGTGAACAGAAAAGCCATCTTTGCCAGGGATGGCCACACATGCCAGTACTGCGGCGGCGTTGCAGAGAACATAGATCACATAGTCCCTAGAAGTCGCGGGGGAGCGCACATCTGGAGCAACGTCGTGGCTTCGTGCCGGAGATGCAACACGCGCAAGGAAAACAAAACTCCCGAGGAGGCCGGAATGCGTCTAAGGCGTCGCCCTGGTGCTCCTTTGTACCCAATCCTCAGAGGAGGTTCCTATGGCCGGATTGATCCGGAGTGGGAGCCATACTTTAGAGCTGCTGCCTCCGCTTGA
- a CDS encoding [acyl-carrier-protein] S-malonyltransferase has product MSTGSQRASTTALLFPGQGSQFQGMVEAVEKCPPAMDLFQEASRVLGYDLLGALREADSRSFSDTAFVQPAIFVTSLALLTASGCLDGDANFLSIHSDPPVAEISETADGFSFGSAAGHSLGEYTALVASKMVTFAEGLELVATRGEAMKMACAMTKGAMVALLGAEEKRVEEVCAERRSRGGAVWVANLNCPGQVVISGDIAEVEQALANPRHFGARRAVMLDVAGACHTPLMEPALKLLSDAVSKVDFKSSPVTVWSNVTAQPYPSPEEVPKLLARQLVEPVRWKQTLQNLETAGVSAFVCFGPSDTMAGLARRCLLANNKERTGNAARIVRIETFASASNPTVETVDG; this is encoded by the coding sequence ATGAGTACTGGTAGCCAGCGGGCGTCTACGACGGCTCTGTTGTTTCCGGGGCAGGGAAGCCAGTTCCAGGGGATGGTCGAGGCGGTCGAGAAGTGCCCGCCTGCAATGGATCTGTTTCAGGAGGCATCACGCGTTCTGGGCTATGACCTTTTGGGAGCGCTTAGAGAAGCCGACAGCCGAAGCTTTAGCGACACCGCGTTCGTGCAACCAGCTATCTTTGTTACTTCCCTTGCCCTGCTAACTGCATCTGGCTGTCTAGATGGAGATGCCAACTTCTTATCCATTCATTCCGATCCTCCTGTGGCCGAGATAAGCGAGACTGCAGATGGCTTTTCGTTCGGTAGCGCTGCCGGCCATAGCCTCGGCGAGTACACGGCCTTAGTCGCCTCGAAGATGGTCACTTTTGCGGAAGGTCTCGAACTCGTCGCTACCAGAGGCGAGGCTATGAAAATGGCGTGCGCAATGACGAAAGGGGCCATGGTTGCGTTACTCGGGGCAGAGGAAAAGAGAGTCGAAGAAGTCTGTGCTGAGCGGCGATCTCGAGGCGGCGCAGTTTGGGTGGCCAATCTCAACTGTCCTGGGCAAGTGGTGATATCGGGAGATATAGCCGAAGTGGAGCAGGCTCTAGCCAATCCTAGACATTTTGGTGCGCGCAGGGCAGTGATGCTGGATGTGGCAGGAGCGTGCCACACACCGCTCATGGAGCCGGCCTTGAAGTTGCTATCCGATGCTGTTAGTAAGGTCGATTTCAAGTCCTCACCTGTGACAGTATGGTCGAACGTGACTGCTCAGCCATATCCTTCTCCAGAAGAGGTTCCCAAGCTGCTTGCTCGCCAGCTGGTAGAACCCGTCAGGTGGAAGCAGACTCTTCAGAACCTGGAAACCGCAGGGGTCTCGGCCTTTGTGTGTTTTGGGCCTTCGGATACAATGGCCGGCCTTGCCAGGCGCTGTCTTCTAGCGAATAACAAAGAGCGAACAGGTAACGCTGCGAGAATCGTGAGGATCGAAACGTTCGCTTCCGCGTCCAATCCCACGGTGGAGACCGTAGATGGGTGA
- a CDS encoding O-acetyl-ADP-ribose deacetylase yields MPAKLEIVLGDITKERVDAVVNAANQSLLGGGGVDGAIHRAAGPELLEECKQLGGCRIGDAKATKGYRLEAKWIIHTVGPVWRGGDSGEPELLASCYRRSLEVAAELGARSIAFPAISTGAYGYPLRPATEIAVTVCNDWTQNSSAIELVRFCCFDERTYRVYEEVLAELGRR; encoded by the coding sequence ATGCCAGCAAAGCTTGAAATAGTACTAGGCGATATCACAAAGGAGCGCGTTGACGCGGTAGTAAACGCCGCAAACCAGTCTTTGTTGGGTGGAGGTGGTGTCGACGGAGCTATCCACCGAGCTGCGGGACCCGAACTGCTGGAGGAGTGCAAGCAGCTTGGGGGCTGTAGAATTGGTGATGCCAAAGCAACGAAGGGATACCGGCTAGAGGCAAAGTGGATAATCCACACCGTGGGGCCCGTTTGGCGAGGAGGCGACAGCGGAGAGCCTGAGCTGTTGGCCAGTTGCTATCGAAGGTCCTTAGAGGTCGCTGCGGAGCTGGGCGCTAGGAGTATTGCTTTTCCCGCTATATCGACTGGAGCTTATGGTTATCCGCTTCGCCCCGCGACAGAGATTGCGGTCACTGTATGTAATGATTGGACCCAGAATTCCTCAGCTATCGAGCTGGTAAGATTCTGCTGCTTCGACGAGCGTACTTACAGGGTATACGAAGAAGTCCTCGCCGAGCTTGGCCGGCGATAG
- a CDS encoding beta-ketoacyl-ACP reductase: MQRPLESKVALVTGASRGIGQAIAAELAKLGASVAINFSKDASGASETASLVQAQGSKAAVVQADVSESAAASALVEEVGSLLGDPSIVVCNAGIRRDGLAMRISDEAWEEVMRVNLFGAFYVTRACLKTMVRNKWGRFVFVSSVAGLQGNAGQANYAASKAGMIGLAKSIAREVGSRGITANVVAPGFVETEMTSDLPEDLIEEVRRRIGVGRLGAPSDIAPIVGFLCTPQASYINGAVITVDGGL, from the coding sequence ATGCAGCGACCCCTCGAGAGCAAAGTAGCACTCGTAACGGGCGCCAGCCGGGGGATAGGTCAGGCGATCGCCGCAGAGCTCGCCAAGCTCGGCGCCTCAGTGGCTATCAATTTTTCGAAAGATGCGAGTGGCGCTTCCGAGACGGCTTCCCTAGTGCAGGCACAGGGCAGCAAAGCCGCGGTAGTTCAGGCCGATGTTTCGGAGTCGGCTGCCGCTTCAGCCCTCGTCGAAGAGGTAGGTTCGCTTCTCGGCGACCCCTCGATCGTGGTGTGTAACGCGGGCATACGAAGAGACGGCCTCGCTATGAGAATCTCCGACGAAGCCTGGGAAGAGGTTATGAGGGTCAATCTCTTTGGAGCCTTTTATGTCACCCGAGCCTGTCTCAAGACCATGGTTCGCAACAAGTGGGGACGATTCGTTTTTGTGTCCTCTGTGGCCGGACTACAGGGCAACGCCGGACAGGCCAACTATGCGGCTTCGAAGGCCGGGATGATAGGACTTGCAAAGTCGATAGCCCGGGAAGTCGGATCCAGGGGGATCACTGCAAATGTCGTGGCGCCTGGCTTTGTTGAAACTGAAATGACCTCGGACCTGCCAGAGGATTTGATCGAGGAGGTGCGACGGCGAATTGGAGTAGGGCGCTTAGGCGCCCCTTCCGATATAGCGCCAATAGTGGGCTTTCTCTGCACTCCCCAGGCGTCCTACATAAACGGTGCCGTCATCACGGTCGATGGCGGGCTCTGA
- a CDS encoding sodium-translocating pyrophosphatase, protein MRLGSTEWVILVGVLSAALLAIALAFVLTRLILAEDQGTEKMKEIARAIQVGAQAYLNRQIKTISVMVLVLFGLVLVSALGDGVGAALGRSVAFVAGCFLSGLTGYLGMSLAVRGNVRTTAAASSKGLPDALRIAFRTGGIAGLFTVGLGLLGATLIFMIYQGSATLVLVGFGFGGSLLALFMRVGGGIYTKAADVGADLVGKVEKGIPEDDPRNAAVIADNVGDNVGDCAGMAADLFESYEVTLVASMILGYAAIESIMPGKGTLGVIFPLAARAIGVLASIVGIFFVKARKDETRATTRPIQNGFLVSAILTAIATYLLAHFYVGDLRLAHAVLVGLVLAVAVSFLTDYFTSTQRAPVLEVAESTQTGPATTILSGFSVGLEASVWAIVAIAVAIYAALKLAGGNVQLAFYLVSLTGMGMLSTTGVIVSMDTYGPVADNAAGISEMAGETDEEALKVMVSLDAVGNTTKAITKGFAIGSAVVAAVSLFASYIEVIGTRRGLGVTEALRDIQINIADPKTFIGLLVGGSIALLFSGLAIKAVGRTAGRVVQEVRRQFRLHPGIMTGNEKPDYAAVVDICTRDSLRELATPALLAVLSPLIIGFALGEYAMGAFLGAAILTGQLMAVMLATSGAAWDNAKKYIEDGHLGGKGSESHKAAVIGDTVGDPFKDTAGPAINPLIKVINLVAVLALPAIISSAGNKPLRVTIVLVCIGVLGAAIAFSKRKSESLLEEEGTQRETAKEPSIEQARAGSGN, encoded by the coding sequence ATTCGACTCGGGAGCACCGAGTGGGTGATCCTTGTGGGCGTACTATCGGCAGCACTGCTCGCCATAGCTCTGGCCTTTGTGCTCACCAGACTCATACTCGCCGAGGATCAGGGCACTGAAAAAATGAAAGAGATTGCCCGCGCCATTCAAGTGGGAGCACAGGCCTACCTGAACAGGCAGATCAAAACAATCTCGGTAATGGTCCTAGTGTTGTTCGGACTCGTTTTAGTCTCGGCTCTCGGCGATGGCGTAGGGGCTGCCTTGGGGCGCTCTGTGGCATTCGTCGCTGGGTGTTTCCTTTCAGGCCTTACAGGGTACTTAGGAATGAGCCTCGCAGTTCGAGGAAATGTTCGGACGACAGCAGCAGCATCCTCCAAAGGTCTCCCGGACGCACTGAGAATCGCTTTTCGGACGGGAGGAATAGCTGGTCTTTTCACCGTAGGACTGGGTCTTCTGGGAGCCACTCTAATTTTCATGATTTACCAGGGCTCAGCAACGCTCGTTCTAGTCGGATTCGGTTTCGGAGGCTCCCTGCTCGCCCTTTTCATGAGGGTTGGTGGCGGCATTTATACCAAGGCAGCAGACGTAGGTGCCGACTTAGTGGGAAAGGTAGAGAAAGGGATCCCCGAAGACGATCCCCGGAACGCCGCTGTCATAGCTGACAATGTCGGCGACAACGTAGGTGACTGCGCTGGAATGGCAGCCGACCTTTTTGAAAGCTATGAAGTAACCCTCGTAGCATCGATGATCTTGGGGTACGCAGCCATCGAATCCATCATGCCCGGCAAGGGAACCCTGGGTGTCATATTCCCCTTGGCGGCGAGGGCAATAGGGGTTCTTGCCTCGATAGTTGGAATCTTTTTTGTGAAAGCCCGCAAAGACGAAACGCGGGCCACAACTAGACCTATACAAAATGGTTTTTTGGTGTCGGCAATTCTCACCGCGATAGCAACTTACTTGCTCGCCCACTTCTACGTAGGAGATCTTCGTCTGGCCCACGCTGTTTTGGTGGGCCTGGTGCTCGCCGTTGCAGTGAGTTTTCTTACCGACTACTTCACTTCCACGCAGCGCGCACCAGTGTTGGAAGTAGCCGAGTCGACTCAAACAGGTCCAGCTACGACTATTCTTTCCGGATTTTCTGTCGGCCTCGAGGCTTCCGTGTGGGCCATTGTTGCGATCGCTGTTGCGATCTACGCCGCTTTGAAGCTCGCTGGTGGCAATGTTCAGCTGGCGTTCTATCTCGTCTCGCTCACGGGCATGGGTATGCTATCTACCACGGGCGTCATAGTCTCGATGGACACCTATGGGCCTGTAGCCGACAACGCAGCCGGCATCTCTGAAATGGCTGGTGAAACCGACGAAGAAGCTCTAAAGGTCATGGTCAGCTTGGATGCCGTAGGCAACACGACCAAAGCGATCACCAAAGGCTTCGCAATCGGTTCGGCAGTGGTAGCAGCCGTTTCCTTGTTCGCAAGCTATATCGAGGTCATCGGTACTCGACGGGGACTGGGCGTTACAGAGGCTCTGCGCGACATCCAGATAAACATCGCAGATCCCAAAACTTTCATCGGGCTACTCGTCGGAGGATCCATTGCCTTGCTTTTCTCGGGATTGGCGATAAAAGCTGTGGGCAGAACTGCAGGACGGGTAGTCCAGGAGGTGCGTCGACAGTTCCGGCTTCACCCCGGGATCATGACAGGCAACGAAAAACCAGACTACGCAGCTGTGGTCGACATCTGCACTAGGGACTCCCTAAGAGAGCTCGCAACCCCAGCTCTTCTAGCCGTTCTAAGTCCGCTCATCATAGGTTTTGCCCTCGGTGAGTACGCGATGGGAGCGTTTTTAGGAGCTGCTATTCTCACTGGGCAGTTGATGGCTGTAATGCTTGCAACCTCGGGTGCAGCATGGGACAACGCTAAAAAATACATAGAAGATGGACACTTAGGCGGAAAAGGCTCCGAATCGCACAAAGCAGCTGTGATCGGGGACACCGTCGGAGATCCCTTCAAAGACACAGCTGGACCCGCTATAAACCCGCTCATCAAAGTCATCAATCTGGTCGCAGTGTTAGCCCTTCCTGCCATCATAAGCTCGGCAGGCAACAAACCTTTGCGGGTCACGATAGTGCTCGTTTGCATAGGAGTACTCGGCGCTGCGATCGCTTTTTCGAAAAGAAAAAGTGAGTCTCTCTTAGAGGAAGAAGGAACACAACGGGAAACAGCCAAAGAGCCCTCGATCGAGCAGGCGAGGGCAGGAAGCGGAAACTGA
- the acpP gene encoding acyl carrier protein, with the protein MDRAELEAKLIDLMASHLEIPKEQIKKDATFGDDLKVDSLGVVEMLMAVEDEFGITIPDEEAEKLTTVGEAIDLVASKLSL; encoded by the coding sequence ATGGACAGAGCAGAGCTGGAAGCCAAGCTGATTGACCTGATGGCTTCGCACTTAGAGATCCCCAAGGAACAGATCAAAAAAGATGCGACGTTCGGAGACGATTTGAAGGTCGATTCTTTGGGGGTTGTAGAGATGCTCATGGCTGTCGAGGATGAGTTCGGCATCACGATCCCCGACGAAGAGGCCGAGAAACTTACCACCGTGGGTGAAGCGATCGACTTGGTTGCTTCTAAGCTGTCTCTCTGA
- a CDS encoding 3-oxoacyl-ACP synthase, which yields MTPNNCFAAITGWGMAVPPRVLTNSDLEQIVETSDEWIRSRTGVIERHVLSEGEKPSQLGAQAAKEALEKAGLDVGEVDTIVVTTCTGDRSIPATANSVQHLLGNDTAAAFDVNGGCVGFIYGLQIATSMISTGAAERALVVAAEGLTRFTDYTDRSTCVLFGDGGGAIVLEPSSREEGCLASKFSSDASAIELLTVPGGMAERPASHDTVDSRLHYLKMEGAEVFRRAVVGMEQTVRALLDETKTSLDEIQLVVPHQANKRIIDALAKRLELSHDKVVCNIERYGNTSSATIPIALAEAVSEGRLDKGDLVLLVAFGAGLSVGSALVRW from the coding sequence ATGACCCCGAACAATTGCTTCGCTGCCATTACTGGCTGGGGTATGGCGGTCCCGCCGCGAGTGCTCACCAACAGCGACTTAGAACAAATCGTAGAAACCTCCGACGAGTGGATTCGCTCACGAACTGGTGTCATAGAGCGACATGTCCTCTCTGAGGGAGAAAAGCCTTCTCAGCTTGGAGCGCAGGCAGCCAAGGAGGCACTCGAGAAGGCGGGACTTGATGTGGGAGAAGTCGACACGATTGTGGTCACTACGTGCACGGGAGACAGGTCGATCCCAGCAACAGCCAACTCTGTCCAGCACCTTTTGGGAAACGACACGGCTGCCGCTTTTGACGTAAACGGAGGTTGTGTGGGGTTCATCTATGGGCTCCAGATCGCAACGAGCATGATTTCGACGGGAGCAGCTGAGAGGGCTCTTGTAGTTGCGGCGGAAGGCCTCACTCGATTCACCGATTACACTGATCGTTCGACTTGTGTTTTGTTTGGCGATGGAGGGGGCGCCATCGTTTTAGAACCGTCATCTAGGGAAGAGGGGTGTTTGGCTTCCAAGTTTAGTTCAGATGCCTCCGCGATTGAGCTTCTAACCGTCCCTGGAGGAATGGCCGAGCGTCCCGCATCGCATGACACTGTCGATTCACGTCTCCACTACTTGAAGATGGAGGGTGCGGAGGTGTTTCGGCGCGCGGTCGTAGGTATGGAACAAACTGTAAGAGCTCTTTTGGACGAGACCAAGACATCACTAGACGAGATTCAGCTCGTAGTTCCTCACCAGGCCAATAAGCGCATCATAGATGCACTGGCCAAGCGCTTGGAACTCTCTCACGACAAAGTTGTATGCAACATTGAGCGGTACGGCAACACTTCCTCGGCGACCATTCCAATAGCCTTGGCAGAAGCGGTTTCGGAGGGGAGGCTCGACAAAGGAGATCTGGTATTGCTAGTTGCTTTCGGCGCAGGATTGTCGGTGGGCTCGGCGCTCGTCAGGTGGTAG
- a CDS encoding potassium channel protein yields MSEELRPNLKSMLSEAKDTSEIMVDLAYAALFYLSPDIAEELDRLEKRLTELIFDMRILCLVAARSREDAEGMASVLQVVGAIEKIANAAVDIGRIVTRNLGIPAGLIRDLSQAEEVVTRARVRRNSQGCGATLRDLQLPTEFGVRVIAIRRGDDWVFDPAGPDVVSEDDVVFMQGPPDGIAAVRELFGAPPLSPPPYDPEEEFTDLGRAIDVLVEMKNISEAAVGLAYSALMFNDRSLAAEVRRLEERMDEMREQLELWTLRAAAASIDPRPLRGLLHLGVASESIGDAAVDMVWLVEENEEIHPVFALSMGESDETVIKTRVAEDSRAAGSTLGDLRVEVETGVRILAIRRKARWIYRPRGFTRLEPGDELIGVGPPEGEESLAFLVGSTATAARFD; encoded by the coding sequence ATGTCCGAAGAACTTCGTCCGAACCTAAAGTCGATGCTGTCGGAGGCGAAAGATACCTCCGAGATAATGGTCGATCTAGCGTATGCAGCTCTTTTCTACTTATCACCTGACATCGCTGAAGAACTTGATCGCCTAGAGAAGAGACTCACAGAGCTCATTTTTGACATGAGAATTTTGTGTTTGGTAGCGGCGAGGTCTCGTGAAGACGCCGAGGGTATGGCCTCAGTTCTTCAGGTAGTGGGAGCGATCGAGAAGATCGCTAACGCAGCAGTAGACATCGGTCGGATCGTCACGAGAAACCTCGGAATTCCAGCTGGCCTCATTCGAGACTTGTCCCAGGCCGAGGAAGTTGTGACGAGGGCCAGAGTGCGAAGGAACTCTCAGGGATGCGGTGCCACCCTTCGGGACCTACAGCTACCGACAGAGTTCGGTGTGAGGGTTATAGCCATCCGACGGGGGGACGACTGGGTCTTCGATCCAGCCGGACCCGACGTGGTATCCGAGGACGACGTTGTTTTCATGCAAGGGCCTCCCGACGGGATCGCAGCAGTCAGGGAGCTGTTCGGTGCGCCTCCCCTGTCTCCTCCTCCTTACGACCCCGAGGAAGAGTTCACGGATTTGGGCCGAGCCATAGACGTTCTAGTGGAGATGAAGAACATCTCCGAGGCCGCCGTTGGCCTCGCATACTCAGCTTTGATGTTCAACGACAGGAGCCTTGCGGCCGAAGTCCGTCGTCTCGAAGAGCGCATGGACGAGATGCGAGAACAGCTAGAGCTATGGACTCTGAGAGCGGCAGCGGCGTCGATTGACCCGAGGCCACTTAGAGGCCTTTTACACCTCGGCGTGGCGAGCGAGTCGATCGGAGACGCAGCTGTCGATATGGTGTGGCTCGTAGAAGAAAACGAGGAAATCCACCCCGTTTTTGCGCTGTCAATGGGCGAAAGCGACGAAACGGTTATAAAGACCCGAGTGGCAGAAGACAGTCGAGCCGCTGGTTCGACGCTCGGAGACCTGCGCGTAGAGGTCGAGACTGGGGTGCGGATTTTAGCCATTCGGAGAAAGGCGCGGTGGATATACCGACCACGCGGCTTTACACGACTAGAACCGGGTGACGAACTTATAGGAGTGGGCCCCCCAGAAGGAGAGGAAAGTCTTGCATTCCTAGTCGGCTCCACCGCTACTGCAGCCCGATTTGACTGA